CAACGCCTCGGCACACGCCACCCGGACCGGCCGGACCGGGCAAGTGCTGCTCGCCATGACGACGTCGTACGACCCGTGGGTGCAGACGGTCGTCACGGCGGTCAGCACCGAGCTGGAGGAGCACGACGTCCAGGCACTCGTCATCCCCGACGGCAACTGGTACCGCGCTCTGCAGCGGATGAACCCCGACGCGGTGTTCATCGACGGCCTGGCCGAGCCCGGGGACCAGGAGCACGTCGAGGAACTGGTCGCCACCGGGCTGCGGATCATCGTGCTCGGCGACAAGCTGCCGGGAGACGGCTACGACATCATCGACTCCCGCGCCACCGACGGGTGCCGACTGTCGATGCGGCACCTGATCGGCCTCGGTCATCGCCGGATCGCCTGCCTGACCGTCGAACCCCACAGCGAGACCCGCGCCACCCGGGCCGCGATCTACCTGGACGAACTGAAGGCCGCCGGGCTCGGCGTGCCGGAAGGCTTCCTGCGCGCCACCGGGCCCACTCCGATCGGCGGTTACCAGACCGCGATCGACCTCCTGACCCTGCCGGAACCGCCCACCGCGATCTTCTGCGCCTCGGACTACCTGGCCCTGAGCGTCGTGAAGGCGGCCGAACGGCTCGGGGTCTCGATTCCGGGGCAGCTGTCGGTGATCGGCGCCGGCAACATCCCCGACGGAACGGTCAGCACCCCCGCGCTGACCACTGTCGGCGCGACCGACGAACCCGGTGAGATCGCCCGGCTGGTTCGTCGCCGGGCCCTCGGGGACGAGTCGCCGCCGACGCGGACCGTTCTGGACTGGTCGTTGATCCAGCGGGACTCCACGGGCCGGCCCACCACCAGCGGGGACCACCGATCGAAAGGACGTACCTCATGAACAGACGTGGATTCCTCGCCGGGCTCGCGGCGGCAGCCGTCGCCGGAGCCGTGGGCGGCTGCGGCGACAACGGCGGCGCCGGTGGTGGCGCGGGCGCGGAAGGCAGCAGCGACAAGGCCAGCCTGACCTACACCGCGTGGGAGGAGATCACGCCCGCTGTCATCAAGCAGCAGCTGCCGGCCTTCCAGAAGCAGTTCCCCGGGATCTCCGTCGCCTCGACCTTCACCCCGTGGAAGGACTACTTCACCAAGCTCCAGACCCAGGCGAGCTCGGGCACCGCTCCCGACGTGTTCGCGATGAACGGCGTCCAGTTCGACCTGTACGCCGCCGAGGGCAAGATCGACCCGATCGACCAACTGGTCTCCGACGGTCAGCTCGATCTGTCGAAGTACCCCAAGGCCCTGGTGGAGCGCTACGTCTGGGACGGCAAGCAGTACGCCGTACCGAACAACTTCGACTCGGTCGCGCTGTTCTACAACCGTGCCATCTTCGATCAGCTCGGCCTGAAGCCGCCGACCGACGACTGGACCTGGGACGAGTTCCTCGGCACTGCCGCCGAGATCAGCGCGAAGTTGAAGAGCAAGGGGATCTACGGTTTCACGCCGACGATGGGCGACTCCCAGACCACCTACTACAACTCGATCCCGGCCGCCGGCGGCTACGTGATCAACCCGGACCGCACCAAGTCCGGGTACGACCTGCCCGAGACCGTCGAGGGCCTGAAGTTCTTCGCCGACGTGCTGACCAACGGCACGGCGCCGACCATCCAGCAGCTGACCGACGTCAGCGGCATGGACTGGTTCATCAACGGCAAGGGCGCGATGACGTGGGCGGCGTCGTACAACCTCGCCGACGTCGCGGCGTCCAAGCACGCCAAGGACATCCAGGTGGTCCGGCTGCCCACCAAGAAGACGAACCAGTGCGTTCTCAACGGCACCGCCACCGTCATCTCGGCGCAGTCGAAGAACAAGGCCGCGGCCCGGGAAGTGCTCAAGTGGCTGGCCGGTCCCGAGTTCGCCCGGTCGATCGCCGCCACCGGCGCGGTCATCCCGTCGTACGAGGGCAGCCAGGGCGCCTTCCTGAAGACCGTTCCGGACTGGAACCTCCAGGTCTTCATCGACGCCGCGAAGGACGCCTACCTGTACCCGACGTCGAAGAACACCAAGGCGTGGGACCAGCTCGAGGCACCGACGCTGGCCCCGCTGTGGCAGGGCAAGGAGTCGGCCGAGTCGGTGGGCAAGAAGCTGGCCGAGCAGATGAACGCCGCGCTGGCCAAGGAGTGAGATGACCGTCTCCACGGCCGACCGCGCGCGCAGCGCGGCACCTGCCCGTCCCACGGCCACGACCCGCCGGCGCAGGAACCGCTACGACGGGGTGACGCCCTGGGTCTTCGTGGCCCCGACCCTCGCGGGCGTCGGACTGTTCTACGTCTGGCCGACCTTCCAGTCCTTCTACTTCAGCTTCACCGAATGGGGTGCTTTCGGCGGCACGACCTGGATCGGCACCGCCAACTACACCAGACTGTTCGCCGACCCCGAGCTTCTCGTTGCCCTGGGCAACACCGTGCTGTACGCCGTGGTCGCGCTCGCGGGCATTCCGCTCGCCGTGTGGCTGGCCGGCCTGCTCAACCGGCCGGGACTCCGGTTCCGCAGCCTGTTCCGGGTGCTGTTCTTCCTGCCGGTCGTCACCGTGCCGGCCGCGGTCTCAGTGGTGTGGAAGCTGCTCTACAACGGCGACTACGGGATGATCAACTACGCCCTGTCGATCGTCGGCATCGACGGTCCGTACTGGCTGCAGACGCCGGTCGTCGCGGTCGTCGCGGTCGGGATCGTCGGCATCTGGACCAGTCTCGGGTTCAACATGATCATCCTGGGCGCGGGGCTGCAGGCGATCCCCGACGACCTGTACGAGGCCGCCGAGCTGGACGGCGCCAGCAGGTTTCAGCAGCTGGTCCACGTCACCGTCCCGCTGCTCACCCCGAGCATCTTCTTCCTCACCGTGATGAGCGCGATCGGGGCGTTCAAGGTCTTCGACCTGATCTTCTTGATGATCGGCAACACCAGCCCGGTGATCAAGCAGACCCAGACCCTGGTGTTCTTCTTCTACAGCAAGGGTTTCATGGTCAACGACAAGGGGTACGCCGCCGCGATCGGGATCGTGCTGCTGCTGATCATCGCGGCCGTCACCTTCGTCCAGTTCCGGCTGCAGCGCAGGTGGGTGCACTATGCCTAGTCGCGCCGGCGCCCGGCAGGGCTCCAACCTCGCCGCGTACGTCGTCCTCGGCGTCGGCGGGTTCATGATGGTCTTCCCGTTCCTCTACCAACTGTCGGCCTCGTTCATGACCAACGCCGAGGTGCAGTCGATTCCCAAGCAGCTGCTGCCCGGGGACCTGCGCTGGGACAACTACGTGAACGGGATCAGCTCGTTCCCGTTCTGGGACCAGTTGCGCAACACCGCCGTGTTCTCGGTCATCCGGACGGCCAGCCAGGTCCTGTTCTGCTCGATGGCGGGCTACGCCTTCGCACGGATGCGGTTCCCGCTCAAGAACGTCACGTTCGCGCTCCTGCTGTCGATCCTGATGATTCCCGGCGAACTGCTGCTGATCAGCCAGTACCAGATCGTCCAGAACCTCGGCTGGCTCAACTCCATGGCCGGGCTGGTCGCACCGGGACTGGTCAGCCTGTTCGGCACCTTCATGATGCGCCAGTTCTTCCTCGGCCTGCCCAAGGAGCTCGAGGAAGCGGGCCGGATCGACG
The Kribbella italica DNA segment above includes these coding regions:
- a CDS encoding LacI family DNA-binding transcriptional regulator encodes the protein MAPTGKRRTTLQQVARDAGVSIATASYVLAGRSKVDPRAKVGDDTERRVRESARRLHYRVNASAHATRTGRTGQVLLAMTTSYDPWVQTVVTAVSTELEEHDVQALVIPDGNWYRALQRMNPDAVFIDGLAEPGDQEHVEELVATGLRIIVLGDKLPGDGYDIIDSRATDGCRLSMRHLIGLGHRRIACLTVEPHSETRATRAAIYLDELKAAGLGVPEGFLRATGPTPIGGYQTAIDLLTLPEPPTAIFCASDYLALSVVKAAERLGVSIPGQLSVIGAGNIPDGTVSTPALTTVGATDEPGEIARLVRRRALGDESPPTRTVLDWSLIQRDSTGRPTTSGDHRSKGRTS
- a CDS encoding ABC transporter substrate-binding protein; the encoded protein is MNRRGFLAGLAAAAVAGAVGGCGDNGGAGGGAGAEGSSDKASLTYTAWEEITPAVIKQQLPAFQKQFPGISVASTFTPWKDYFTKLQTQASSGTAPDVFAMNGVQFDLYAAEGKIDPIDQLVSDGQLDLSKYPKALVERYVWDGKQYAVPNNFDSVALFYNRAIFDQLGLKPPTDDWTWDEFLGTAAEISAKLKSKGIYGFTPTMGDSQTTYYNSIPAAGGYVINPDRTKSGYDLPETVEGLKFFADVLTNGTAPTIQQLTDVSGMDWFINGKGAMTWAASYNLADVAASKHAKDIQVVRLPTKKTNQCVLNGTATVISAQSKNKAAAREVLKWLAGPEFARSIAATGAVIPSYEGSQGAFLKTVPDWNLQVFIDAAKDAYLYPTSKNTKAWDQLEAPTLAPLWQGKESAESVGKKLAEQMNAALAKE
- a CDS encoding carbohydrate ABC transporter permease is translated as MTVSTADRARSAAPARPTATTRRRRNRYDGVTPWVFVAPTLAGVGLFYVWPTFQSFYFSFTEWGAFGGTTWIGTANYTRLFADPELLVALGNTVLYAVVALAGIPLAVWLAGLLNRPGLRFRSLFRVLFFLPVVTVPAAVSVVWKLLYNGDYGMINYALSIVGIDGPYWLQTPVVAVVAVGIVGIWTSLGFNMIILGAGLQAIPDDLYEAAELDGASRFQQLVHVTVPLLTPSIFFLTVMSAIGAFKVFDLIFLMIGNTSPVIKQTQTLVFFFYSKGFMVNDKGYAAAIGIVLLLIIAAVTFVQFRLQRRWVHYA
- a CDS encoding carbohydrate ABC transporter permease, whose amino-acid sequence is MPSRAGARQGSNLAAYVVLGVGGFMMVFPFLYQLSASFMTNAEVQSIPKQLLPGDLRWDNYVNGISSFPFWDQLRNTAVFSVIRTASQVLFCSMAGYAFARMRFPLKNVTFALLLSILMIPGELLLISQYQIVQNLGWLNSMAGLVAPGLVSLFGTFMMRQFFLGLPKELEEAGRIDGAGPATIFFRIMLPLALPGVSALAVITFIDSWGAFLWPLIVASRSEDMTLAVGIASFTGEHQTFYPQIMAVSLLIMLPMIVLFIALQRRVISGLAFAGMKG